Proteins encoded within one genomic window of Dromaius novaehollandiae isolate bDroNov1 chromosome 7, bDroNov1.hap1, whole genome shotgun sequence:
- the LY75 gene encoding lymphocyte antigen 75 isoform X3 codes for MQSALSWKEAYISCQRQGGDLLSIQDATELSYIQGKDDIAEIFWIGLNQLDVSGGWQWSDHKPLNFLNWHPDMQNLSPLDGTSCVVMDAVSGQWKSYHCGTSLPYICRKSFKEVLKLPESWRHLETRCDSGWLPHNGFCYMLVNNQAPWGTARELCKANQSDLISIQSLADVELVVTKLHNDVKEETWIGLRNEDVPALFKWSDGSTVFFTYWDQNEPKVPFNSTPNCVSYSGELGQWRVKSCEENLKYVCKKKGEILNETKSDKSCSLKEGWERHGNFCYKIYKTEVTFGAQCNLTVVNRFEQEFINSLIRKYSKVEEKYFWIGLQDIRQSGIYSWGAVDGEKSEAVTYTNWNSMQPEFSGGCVAMPSGKSLGKWETKDCKTTKAFSICKKYIGPPKEPEVLPKPTDPCPPGWHNGSGLACYKFFHSERVLRTRTWEEAERFCEALGGHLPSFSHSEEIKVLHSILRKIISNDRWVWIGMNKRSPDSLGTWQWSDDKPVTSVVMPLDHLEDEYDTRDCAALKTFQFSRRSFWRYYFHENRELEFYLKPFDCEARLEWVCQITKGSTPKTPHWYIPDEVGIHGAPLVVDGAELWFVPDKNLSFQEAVFYCQKNDSELASVESYPKLRTILSQIEKLSNSEQKWWLKFIDYGYNYHSPLQLFPRFHDRFWRDCWYVSRKNWYRDYPVNCNMKLPFICEKNNASLLEKHDPSYRPVRGGCPKDWLRFRDKCFLKMNPKSLTFNAANEKCVTFGGSLPSISNQAEQDFITSLLTDMPKDIWIGLQFLFSTRENKWIDESRLLYSNFHPLLTGRLRKIPLDLFDEEFNNQCGVILNDPKSQYVGTWNFTACADKHFLGICQRPIGIGTADNQTEQVLNETLTYQNIQYMVILKNLSWNDAMAACVSNKMQLVSITDQFQQAFLAVQAALHNYPLWIGLFSRDGGKHYGWLDGKHVSFSRWSEDDEETSEECVFLDTDGFWKTSDCSSENRGAICYLPEKKTEKEPVTQVKCPHKIKNTPWISFRNNCYTFTITKNRWRELKSQEAHHLCKKMNPEAFVLSVRDEEENNFVTEQLRSFSGLAMWVWLGVIYDNSDNVLKWYDETHLTYNNWRLGRPNVKKSSFFAGVNLDGFWDIYNYSQSWHAHHYNVYSILACKIERGPQQHKPPLPESIPRGNSTYRILQKKLTWYEALRECKQKGSDLASVHSESQQLFLEDIVKQDGYPLWLGLSVHDGSKANFEWSDGSEFDYYPWELENSNTTENCVLLDTRGSWNRTKCTSVAEGAICYSPPNKRQLQPQQVSRAPGCPSISGTLQWTQYKDHCYAFDMAFYNFSVYNVEDAKRVCHKLNPSATLLTIANAEENMFVSKHIRENDLITKKVWLGLAQSTRADQSLSWLDGSSVSYVNWENKTAEDNEKCSVILSTTGMWSKVDCGRSQSRVVCKAPVGSNHTGVAVAFALIIISVFICGLVWYLYKKKRLHWTAFSSVRYQRGINDDETDDVFTKDRY; via the exons gtaaAGATGACATTGCTGAGATCTTTTGGATTGGCTTAAATCAACTGGACGTTTCTGGAGGTTGGCAGTGGTCAGATCACAAACCCTTGAATTTTCTCAACTGGCATCCAG ATATGCAGAATTTGTCCCCTTTGGATGGGACTAGCTGTGTGGTGATGGATGCTGTCTCAGGTCAGTGGAAGAGTTACCACTGTGGGACTTCACTTCCCTATATTTGCAGGAAGTCATTCAAGGAGGTTTTGAAATTGCCAG AGTCTTGGAGACACTTGGAGACTCGCTGTGATTCGGGCTGGCTTCCCCACAATGGCTTTTGCTACATGCTGGTAAACAACCAGGCACCTTGGGGTACAGCGCGTGAGTTGTGCAAGGCAAACCAGAGTGACCTCATCAGCATACAGTCGTTAGCAGATGTAGAGCTCGTTGTTACAAAGCTTCATAATG atgtgAAAGAGGAAACATGGATTGGTCTCAGGAATGAAGATGTACCAGCCTTGTTCAAATGGTCAGATGGCTCAACTGTATTTTTTACGTATTGGGATCAAAATGAACCAAAAGTTCCTTTTAACAGCACTCCTAACTGCGTGTCGTATTCAGGAGAG TTGGGACAGTGGAGAGTCAAATCCTGTGAAGAAAATTTGAAATatgtatgcaaaaaaaaaggagagattttGAATGAAACAAAATCAGATAAAAGTTGTTCATTGAAAGAG GGGTGGGAGAGACACGGAAACTTCTGTTACAAGATTTATAAAACGGAAGTAACATTTGGAGCGCAATGCAATCTTACAGTAGTGAACAG ATTTGAACAAGAATTTATAAACAGCTTGATCAGAAAATACAGCAAAGTTGAAGAAAAATACTTCTGGATCGGCTTGCAAGATATTCGCCAATCAGGAATATATTCTTGGGGTGCAGtggatggggaaaaaagtgaagcTGTGACATACACTAACTGGAATTCAATGCAACCAG AGTTTTCAGGAGGATGTGTGGCCATGCCCAGTGGGAAGTCTCTTGGAAAGTGGGAAACTAAAGACTGTAAAACCACTAAAGCATTTTCTATCTGCAAAAAATACATTGGGCCACCCAAGGAACCAGAAGTGCTCCCAAAGCCAACTGATCCCTGTCCTCCTGGGTGGCACAATGGATCTGGCCTTGCCTGCTACAAG TTCTTCCACAGTGAAAGAGTGCTGAGGACCAGGACGTGGGAAGAGGCAGAAAGGTTCTGCGAAGCCCTGGGAGGCCACCTGCCTAGTTTTAGTCACTCGGAAGAAATCAAGGTGCTTCATTCTATCCTGAGAAAAATCATCAG CAATGACAGATGGGTATGGATAGGAATGAATAAGAGGAGTCCAGATTCTTTGGGAACCTGGCAATGGAGCGATGATAAACCT GTAACTAGTGTTGTTATGCCGCTTGATCATCTGGAGGATGAGTATGACACAAGAGACTGTGCTGCTTTAAAG ACATTTCAGTTTTCACGGAGATCGTTTTGGAGATACTATTTCCATGAAAATAGAGAACTGGAATTTTACCTGAAGCCTTTTGATTGTGAGGCAAGACTTGAATGGGTCTGCCAGATAACAAAAG GTAGTACTCCAAAGACTCCCCACTGGTATATACCAG ATGAAGTTGGAATTCATGGAGCCCCACTTGTTGTTGATGGAGCAGAGCTGTGGTTTGTACCAGATAAAAACCTGAGCTTCCAAGAAGCTGTTTTCTATTGTCAAAAAAATGATAGCGAGTTGGCCTCTGTGGAATCTTACCCAAAACTCAGGACAATACTATCTCAAATAGAAAAG ttatCGAACAGTGAACAGAAGTGGTGGCTGAAATTTATTGATTACGGCTACAACTATCATTCACC TTTACAGTTATTTCCACGCTTCCATGATCGATTCTGGAGGGACTGCTGGTATGTTTCTAGAAAGAACTGGTATAGAG ACTACCCAGTGAACTGCAATATGAAACTGCCCttcatttgtgaaaaaaataatgccTCCTTACTGGAAAAACATGATCCCAGTTACCGCCCAGTCAGAGGAGGTTGTCCTAAAGATTGGCTTCGGTTTCGGGATAAG tgttttttaaAGATGAATCCCAAATCTCTAACATTTAATGCAGCTAATGAAAAGTGTGTAACTTTTGGAGGCTCTCTTCCATCAATTTCAAATCAAGCTGAGCAAG ATTTTATAACATCCTTGCTTACTGATATGCCGAAAGATATTTGGATTGGTTTGCAGTTTTTGTTCAGCACAAGGGAAAACAAATGGATAGATGAGAGCAGACTGTTGTATAGTAACTTCCACCCACTCCTGACAGGAAGATTAAGGAAAATCCCACTGGAT CTTTTTGATGAAGAATTTAACAATCAATGTGGTGTAATCCTCAACGATCCCAAGTCACAATATGTTGGAACGTGGAACTTCACTGCCTGTGCTGACAAGCACTTTTTGGGTATATGCCAGCGGCCAATAG GTATAGGAACTGCTGATAACCAGACAGAACAAGTTCTTAATGAAACACTAACCTATCAAAATATTCAATACATGGTAATTCTGAAGAATTTGTCCTGGAATGATGCAATGGCTGCATGCGTAAGTAACAAAATGCAGCTGGTTAGCATCACGGATCAGTTCCAGCAGGCTTTCCTTGCTGTTCAGGCTGCCCTTCATAATTATCCACTGTGGATTGGACTCTTCAGCAGAGAT GGTGGAAAACATTATGGCTGGTTGGATGGGAAACATGTTAGTTTCAGTCGATGGTCTGAAGATGATGAAGAAACAAGCGAAGAATGTGTGTTTTTGGATACTGATGGCTTCTGGAAGACTTCTGACTGTTCCTCTGAAAATCGAGGTGCTATTTGCTATTTACCAGAAA AGAAGACTGAAAAAGAACCAGTTACACAAGTTAAATGCCCACATAAGATTAAAAATACACCCTGGATATCATTTAGAAACAATTGTTACACTTTTACAATAACAAAGAATAGATGGCGAGAACTGAAGTCTCAAGAAGCTCACCATTTATGCAAGAAAATGA ACCCAGAAGCATTTGTTCTGAGTGTTcgagatgaagaagaaaataactttGTTACTGAGCAGCTTCGCTCATTCAGTGGCCTGGCTATGTGGGTCTGGCTAGGTGTGATTTATGATAACAGTG ATAATGTTCTGAAGTGGTATGATGAAACTCATCTGACTTACAATAACTGGCGACTGGGAAGACCTAATGTAAAGAAGAGCAGTTTTTTTGCTGGTGTAAATCTTGATGGTTTCTGGGATATTTATAATTATTCTCAAAGTTGGCATGCTCATCACTATAATGTGTACAGTATTCTTGCTTGTAAAATTGAGAGAG GACCCCAGCAACACAAACCCCCATTGCCTGAGTCTATTCCACGTGGAAATAGCACTTACAGGATCCTTCAGAAAAAGTTAACGTGGTATGAGGCATTAAGAGAATGCAAACAAAAGGGGAGTGATTTAGCAAGCGTACACAGTGAATCACAACAGCTATTTCTTGAAGACATTGTCAAGCAGGATGGCTACCCTCTGTGGCTTGGACTGTCAGTCCATGAT GGAAGTAAAGCTAATTTTGAATGGTCAGATGGAAGTGAGTTTGACTACTATCCTTGGGAATTAGAAAACTCAAACACTACTGAGAACTGTGTTCTGTTGGATACTAGAGGATCTTGGAACCGTACAAAATGTACAAGTGTTGCTGAAGGTGCCATTTGCTACAGTCCTCCAAACA AGAGACAATTACAGCCACAGCAAGTGAGCAGAGCCCCAGGATGCCCAAGCATCAGTGGAACACTGCAGTGGACACAGTATAAGGATCACTGCTATGCATTTGACATGGCCTTCTACAATTTTTCAGTATATAACGTAGAAGATGCTAAAAGAGTCTGCCACAAACTGA ATCCTTCAGCAACCCTTCTGACTATAGCAAATGCTGAGGAGAACATGTTTGTCAGCAAACACATACGGGAAAATGATCTCATCACCAAGAAAGTATGGCTTGGCCTGGCTCAGAGCACTAGGG CAGATCAGTCCTTGAGCTGGCTCGATGGCTCATCAGTTAGTTACGTCAACTGGGAAAACAAAACTGCAGAGGACAATGAGAAATGCAGTGTTATCCTGTCTACAACTGGCATGTGGTCTAAAGTTGACTGCGGTCGTAGTCAAAGCAGAGTGGTTTGTAAAGCTCCTGTAG GCTCTAATCATACTGGGGTGGCTGTAGCATTTGCTCTGATAATTATTTCAGTCTTCATTTGCGGATTAGTCTGGTATCTCTATAAAAAGAAACGTCTTCACTGGACTGCTTTCTCTTCAGTACGCTATCAAAGAGGGATTAATGATGATGAAACTGATGATGTGTTCACAAAAGATAGGTATTGA